In Streptomyces sp. NBC_01707, a genomic segment contains:
- a CDS encoding acetolactate synthase large subunit, which produces MPMTEQATGAHHPQPRARNGGSSSATVEHVTGAQSLIRSLEEVGADTVFGIPGGAILPAYDPMMDSTRVRHVLVRHEQGAGHAATGYAQATGKVGVCMATSGPGATNLVTPIADAHMDSVPMVAITGQVAAKAIGTDAFQEADICGITMPVTKHNFLVTRAEDIPHTIAEAFHIASTGRPGPVLVDIAKDALQAQTTFSWPPTQDLPGYRPVTKPHAKQIREAAKLITQAKRPVLYVGGGVMKAGATAELKVLAELTGAPVTTTLMALGSFPDSHPLHVGMPGMHGSVTAVTALQKADLIVALGARFDDRVTGKLDSFAPYAKIVHADIDPAEIGKNRAADVPIVGDAREVIADLVQAVQAEHTEGHTGDYSAWWKDLNRWRDTYPVGYDLPEDGSLSPQQVIQRIGELAPENTIFAAGVGQHQMWASHFIQYEQPATWLNSGGAGTMGYAVPAAMGAKAGMPDRTVWAIDGDGCFQMTNQELTTCALNNIPIKVAIINNGALGMVRQWQTLFYNQRYSNTVLHSGADTEGAPAKGTRVPDFVKLSEAMGCYAIRCEDPADLDKVIAEANAINDRPVVIDFIVHEDAMVWPMVAAGTSNDEVMAARGVRPDFGDNEDD; this is translated from the coding sequence ATGCCGATGACCGAGCAGGCCACCGGGGCCCATCATCCCCAGCCGCGGGCCCGTAACGGCGGATCGTCCTCCGCCACCGTTGAGCACGTCACGGGTGCGCAGTCCCTCATCCGGTCTCTTGAGGAGGTGGGGGCCGACACGGTATTCGGCATTCCCGGCGGCGCCATCCTTCCGGCGTACGACCCGATGATGGACTCCACCCGGGTCCGTCATGTGCTGGTCCGTCACGAGCAGGGCGCCGGACACGCCGCCACCGGCTACGCGCAGGCCACCGGCAAGGTCGGTGTCTGCATGGCCACCTCCGGCCCGGGCGCCACCAACCTGGTCACCCCGATCGCCGACGCGCACATGGACTCCGTCCCGATGGTCGCGATCACCGGCCAGGTCGCCGCCAAGGCGATCGGCACGGACGCCTTCCAGGAAGCCGACATCTGCGGCATCACGATGCCGGTCACCAAGCACAACTTCCTGGTCACCCGGGCCGAGGACATCCCGCACACGATCGCCGAGGCCTTCCACATCGCCTCGACCGGCCGCCCGGGCCCCGTCCTCGTCGACATCGCCAAGGACGCCCTGCAGGCGCAGACCACGTTCAGCTGGCCGCCGACCCAGGACCTGCCCGGCTACCGTCCGGTCACCAAGCCGCACGCCAAGCAGATCCGCGAGGCCGCCAAGCTCATCACCCAGGCCAAGCGGCCGGTGCTGTACGTCGGCGGCGGCGTCATGAAGGCCGGGGCGACCGCCGAGCTGAAGGTCCTCGCAGAGCTCACCGGAGCGCCCGTCACCACCACCCTGATGGCGCTCGGTTCGTTCCCCGACAGCCACCCGCTGCACGTGGGAATGCCGGGCATGCACGGTTCGGTCACCGCGGTCACCGCGCTGCAGAAGGCCGACCTGATCGTCGCCCTCGGCGCCCGCTTCGACGACCGCGTCACCGGCAAGCTGGACAGCTTCGCCCCGTACGCCAAGATCGTCCACGCCGACATCGACCCGGCGGAGATCGGCAAGAACCGCGCCGCCGACGTGCCGATCGTCGGAGACGCCCGCGAGGTCATCGCCGACCTCGTCCAGGCCGTCCAGGCCGAGCACACCGAGGGACACACCGGTGACTACTCCGCCTGGTGGAAGGACCTCAACCGCTGGCGCGACACCTACCCGGTCGGCTACGACCTCCCCGAGGACGGCAGCCTCTCCCCGCAGCAGGTCATCCAGCGTATCGGCGAGCTCGCCCCCGAGAACACGATCTTCGCGGCGGGCGTCGGCCAGCACCAGATGTGGGCCTCGCACTTCATCCAGTACGAGCAGCCGGCCACCTGGCTGAACTCCGGCGGCGCCGGAACGATGGGTTACGCGGTCCCGGCCGCGATGGGCGCCAAGGCCGGCATGCCGGACCGTACGGTCTGGGCGATCGACGGCGACGGCTGCTTCCAGATGACCAATCAGGAACTCACCACCTGCGCGCTCAACAACATCCCGATCAAGGTCGCGATCATCAACAACGGCGCCCTCGGGATGGTCCGCCAGTGGCAGACCCTGTTCTACAACCAGCGGTACTCCAACACCGTGCTGCACTCCGGCGCGGACACCGAGGGCGCCCCGGCGAAGGGCACCCGCGTGCCGGACTTCGTCAAGCTGTCCGAGGCCATGGGCTGCTACGCGATCCGCTGCGAGGACCCGGCCGATCTGGACAAGGTCATCGCCGAGGCCAACGCGATCAACGACCGCCCGGTCGTCATCGACTTCATCGTCCACGAGGACGCCATGGTGTGGCCGATGGTCGCCGCCGGCACCTCCAACGACGAGGTCATGGCCGCC
- a CDS encoding bifunctional diguanylate cyclase/phosphodiesterase: MSAPASALGAFFSRRSTAGRASGAVSQILLGLVCGGYAVGAAFGWGSSELALVMGDFGLSAAALIAAVSCFLYARFGCDRFRPAWLLFSLSSLMAAGGNAVWGWYEVVLGVEVPSPSPADVFFLCFAPPAIVGLLVLAKRPVTRAGWLCLVLDSWLIGGSLLTLSWSLALAHTAHLADAEGASVARAALSLAYPLLDIVLVSMVLALHFRRANANRSAVNTAIAALALTVLCDALFTSPLLRQTYHSGQLLDAGWFAGSLLLAYAPWGANRLGDNAVEQRPAPRTTSRPIAGSLAALTPYLAAAVCTLGILYNVIEGRRVDRVVVFTGCTVVLALVVRQGIMLVDNIALTQELAQKENHFRSLVQGSSDVIMIAAPTGILRYVSPAASGVYGREADDLIGAELASIIHPEDLGRVVHEVRRFLAAPPSEEPTTRIECRFRSGTGDWLNVESTVNRHQGGLILNSRDVTERVRLQAQLQHNAEHDPLTDLPNRALFTDRVRQALGGRRAGDPGTAVLFIDLDGFKAVNDRLGHQAGDELLVQAARRLQESVRAGDTAARLGGDEFAALILGDGTRDQGAREYQVHEIADRLRLALSQPYRIGGGEVRVAASIGVAFAEPAITPTDLMRNADLAMYRAKAAGKDRVELYAPQMQAEVVRRSELAARLRTALRDGEFALLHQPVVHLATGTVAAVAAQARWRSAQGILFTPAEFLRVAEDSDRTAELGRWLLEEAVEQAADRARAGHQVAVAVRLSARRLLDRAMPFGSVEALLTRHGLPSGALMIEVSDNDPRVSFDELEQRLVGLRRLGVRIALDGFGSGYAAINALRRLPIDVLKLDRGLVEGVVESARLHKITSGLLRIACDLGLQSVADGVDVPEQVLALRAMGCTHGQGMAFSGPLDEYRLRRTLVRGEFPVPGGPTAQPVLTGGSIPLLSGPHSEMPIPPT; encoded by the coding sequence GTGAGCGCCCCGGCGAGCGCTCTCGGGGCGTTCTTCTCCCGGCGGTCGACCGCCGGACGGGCGTCCGGGGCGGTCTCGCAGATCCTTCTCGGCCTGGTCTGCGGAGGGTACGCCGTGGGGGCGGCCTTCGGCTGGGGCTCGTCCGAGCTGGCCCTCGTCATGGGCGACTTCGGCCTCAGCGCCGCTGCCCTGATCGCGGCCGTCTCCTGCTTCCTCTACGCGCGCTTCGGGTGCGACCGGTTCCGGCCCGCCTGGCTGCTGTTCTCGCTCTCCTCGCTGATGGCCGCCGGGGGGAATGCCGTCTGGGGCTGGTACGAAGTCGTGCTCGGCGTCGAAGTGCCCAGCCCGTCGCCGGCCGACGTCTTCTTCCTCTGCTTCGCGCCGCCCGCCATCGTCGGGCTGCTCGTGCTCGCCAAGCGCCCTGTCACCAGGGCGGGTTGGCTCTGCCTGGTGCTGGACTCCTGGCTGATCGGCGGATCGCTCCTCACGCTCTCCTGGAGCCTGGCACTCGCCCACACGGCGCATCTCGCCGACGCCGAGGGGGCGAGCGTGGCCCGCGCGGCGCTCTCGCTGGCCTATCCGCTGCTCGACATCGTGCTGGTCTCCATGGTGCTCGCCCTGCACTTCCGGCGGGCCAACGCCAACCGCTCCGCGGTGAACACGGCCATCGCCGCCCTCGCCCTGACGGTCCTGTGCGACGCGCTGTTCACCTCGCCGCTGCTGCGCCAGACGTACCATTCCGGCCAGTTGCTGGACGCCGGCTGGTTCGCCGGTTCGCTGCTCCTCGCGTACGCCCCCTGGGGTGCGAACCGGCTGGGAGACAACGCTGTCGAGCAGCGCCCGGCCCCGCGCACCACCAGCCGTCCGATCGCCGGTTCACTGGCCGCGCTCACGCCATATCTCGCCGCGGCCGTCTGCACCCTCGGCATTCTCTACAACGTCATCGAGGGCCGCCGGGTGGACCGCGTCGTGGTCTTCACCGGCTGCACGGTGGTGCTCGCCCTGGTCGTACGACAGGGCATCATGCTCGTCGACAACATCGCGCTCACCCAGGAGCTGGCGCAGAAGGAGAACCACTTCCGCTCCCTGGTCCAGGGGTCCAGCGACGTCATCATGATCGCCGCCCCCACCGGCATCCTCCGGTACGTCAGCCCCGCCGCCTCCGGTGTCTACGGGCGGGAGGCCGACGATCTCATCGGCGCCGAGCTCGCCTCGATCATCCATCCCGAGGATCTGGGGCGCGTGGTCCACGAAGTGCGGCGGTTCCTGGCCGCGCCGCCCAGCGAGGAACCCACCACCCGGATCGAGTGCCGGTTCAGATCCGGCACCGGTGACTGGCTCAACGTCGAGTCCACCGTCAACCGGCACCAGGGCGGGCTGATCCTCAACAGCCGGGACGTGACCGAACGGGTCAGGCTGCAGGCCCAGTTGCAGCACAACGCCGAGCACGACCCGCTCACCGACCTGCCCAACCGCGCCCTGTTCACCGACCGGGTCCGCCAGGCTCTCGGCGGCCGCCGCGCCGGTGACCCCGGTACCGCGGTGCTCTTCATCGACCTCGACGGCTTCAAGGCGGTCAACGACCGTCTCGGCCACCAGGCGGGCGACGAGCTGCTCGTCCAGGCCGCCCGCCGTCTCCAGGAGTCCGTGCGGGCCGGGGACACCGCGGCCCGCCTCGGCGGCGACGAGTTCGCGGCGCTCATCCTCGGAGACGGCACGCGCGACCAGGGCGCCCGGGAGTACCAGGTCCACGAGATCGCAGACCGGCTGCGCCTCGCGCTCTCCCAGCCGTACCGGATCGGCGGCGGCGAGGTCCGCGTAGCAGCCTCCATCGGGGTCGCCTTCGCCGAGCCCGCCATCACCCCCACCGACCTCATGCGCAACGCCGACCTCGCCATGTACCGCGCCAAGGCGGCCGGCAAGGACCGCGTCGAGCTGTACGCCCCGCAGATGCAGGCCGAAGTGGTACGCCGATCCGAGCTGGCGGCCCGGCTGCGCACCGCCCTGCGGGACGGCGAGTTCGCGCTGCTCCACCAGCCCGTGGTCCATCTGGCCACCGGCACCGTCGCCGCCGTCGCCGCACAGGCCCGCTGGCGCTCCGCGCAGGGAATCCTGTTCACCCCCGCGGAGTTCCTTCGCGTCGCCGAGGACAGCGACCGCACCGCGGAGCTCGGCCGCTGGCTTCTCGAAGAGGCCGTCGAGCAGGCCGCCGACCGGGCCAGGGCCGGGCACCAGGTCGCCGTGGCCGTCCGACTGTCCGCGCGCAGGCTGCTGGACAGGGCGATGCCGTTCGGCTCCGTCGAGGCGCTTCTCACCCGGCACGGCCTGCCCTCGGGGGCGCTGATGATCGAGGTCTCCGACAACGACCCCCGGGTCTCGTTCGACGAGCTCGAGCAGCGTCTCGTCGGGCTGCGCCGGCTCGGCGTACGGATCGCGCTCGACGGCTTCGGCAGCGGCTACGCGGCGATCAACGCGCTGCGCCGGCTCCCCATCGACGTACTGAAACTGGACCGTGGTCTCGTCGAGGGCGTCGTGGAATCGGCCCGCCTGCACAAGATCACCAGTGGGCTGCTGAGGATCGCCTGCGACCTCGGCCTGCAGTCGGTGGCCGACGGGGTCGACGTGCCGGAACAGGTCCTCGCGCTGCGCGCCATGGGCTGTACGCACGGCCAGGGGATGGCCTTCTCCGGGCCGCTGGACGAGTACCGTCTGCGCCGGACACTGGTGCGCGGCGAGTTCCCGGTGCCCGGCGGCCCCACTGCTCAGCCCGTCCTGACGGGCGGCTCGATTCCGCTGCTCAGCGGACCACATTCTGAGATGCCTATCCCACCTACTTGA
- a CDS encoding 2-hydroxyacid dehydrogenase, with the protein MTSTTTPDVWLPIPADEIEGLPEGLNYRFWDGEQDFPADPADCAFYVVPYMKGPEIAVRPLAGMGAVQVVQTLSAGIDHVQPGLGRLSAGVRLCNAKGVHEASTAELALALVLASLRGFPGFVHGQDKEEWRAGFYPALADKSVLIVGYGSIGAAIEDRLAPFECARVARVARSARTTARGPVHTLDDLPALLREADIVILSTPLNPSTQGLVSADFLAAMPDGALLVNVARGGVVDTKALLSELESGRLCAALDVTDPEPLPAGHPLWHAPNVLITPHVGGSTSAFLPRAKRLLAGQLTRFAAGEPVQNVVLTTG; encoded by the coding sequence ATGACTTCTACGACGACTCCCGATGTATGGCTGCCGATTCCGGCCGATGAGATCGAAGGGCTCCCCGAGGGTCTCAACTACCGTTTCTGGGACGGCGAGCAGGACTTCCCCGCCGACCCCGCGGACTGCGCCTTCTACGTCGTTCCCTACATGAAGGGGCCGGAGATCGCGGTCCGCCCGCTCGCCGGGATGGGGGCGGTCCAGGTCGTCCAGACGCTCTCGGCGGGCATCGACCATGTCCAGCCGGGGCTCGGCCGGCTGTCCGCCGGGGTGCGGCTGTGCAACGCCAAGGGGGTCCACGAGGCCTCGACGGCGGAGCTCGCCCTCGCTCTGGTTCTCGCCTCGCTGCGCGGCTTCCCCGGGTTCGTCCACGGTCAGGACAAGGAGGAGTGGCGGGCAGGTTTCTACCCGGCGCTCGCCGACAAATCCGTTCTGATCGTGGGGTACGGATCGATCGGTGCCGCCATCGAGGACCGGCTCGCGCCCTTCGAGTGTGCGCGGGTGGCGCGCGTCGCGCGCTCCGCGCGGACAACAGCACGCGGCCCCGTACACACACTCGACGACCTGCCCGCACTGCTGCGCGAAGCCGACATCGTCATTCTGTCCACCCCGCTGAACCCTTCCACGCAAGGGCTGGTGAGCGCCGACTTCCTCGCCGCGATGCCGGACGGCGCGCTGCTCGTGAACGTCGCCCGGGGCGGAGTCGTGGACACCAAGGCCCTGCTGTCCGAACTCGAGTCCGGGCGGCTGTGCGCGGCACTCGACGTCACCGACCCGGAACCGCTGCCCGCCGGCCACCCCCTCTGGCATGCTCCGAACGTCCTGATCACTCCGCATGTGGGCGGCAGCACCTCTGCGTTCCTACCGCGTGCCAAGCGGCTGCTGGCCGGACAGCTCACCCGGTTCGCCGCGGGGGAGCCGGTACAGAACGTCGTACTCACCACCGGCTGA
- a CDS encoding aldo/keto reductase: MGAVGLGCMPMSWAYSTSQQHGDRALRTVHAALDAGVQLLDTADMYGPFTNELLIGRALKGRRADAFVSTKCGLLVGDQHIVANGRPGYVRRACDASLRRLQTDVIDLYQLHRADPEVPVEETWGAMAELVTVGKVRALGLSAVGARASRRPGARMHDGTIRQLERVQQVFPVSAVQAELSVWSPEALDTLLPWCEARGVGLLAAMPLGNGYLTGTLTPGQGFEPDDLRARHPRFTAEMMAANQPVLVGLRRIAERHGATPAQVALAWVLRQGPHVVPVPGTKRERWAVENAGAAGLELTAQDLAEIARLPRALGSWD; encoded by the coding sequence GTGGGTGCGGTCGGGCTCGGCTGCATGCCGATGAGCTGGGCGTACAGCACGTCCCAGCAGCACGGTGACCGTGCGTTGCGGACGGTGCACGCCGCGCTCGACGCAGGTGTCCAACTGCTCGACACGGCGGACATGTACGGCCCGTTCACCAACGAGCTGCTGATCGGGAGGGCCCTCAAGGGGCGCCGCGCCGATGCCTTCGTCTCCACCAAGTGCGGGCTGCTGGTGGGCGATCAGCACATCGTGGCCAACGGTCGTCCCGGCTACGTGCGCCGGGCCTGTGACGCGTCGCTGCGGCGGCTGCAGACCGATGTGATCGATCTGTACCAGCTGCACCGGGCCGATCCCGAGGTGCCGGTGGAGGAGACCTGGGGCGCGATGGCCGAGCTGGTCACCGTCGGGAAGGTGCGGGCGCTCGGGCTGAGCGCGGTCGGGGCGCGGGCCTCGCGCCGGCCGGGAGCGCGGATGCACGACGGAACGATTCGCCAACTGGAGCGGGTGCAGCAGGTCTTTCCGGTGAGCGCGGTCCAGGCGGAGCTTTCGGTGTGGTCGCCGGAGGCCCTCGACACGTTGCTGCCGTGGTGCGAGGCGCGGGGCGTGGGACTGCTGGCGGCGATGCCGCTGGGCAACGGCTATCTGACGGGCACGCTGACGCCGGGCCAGGGCTTCGAGCCGGACGACCTACGGGCCAGGCATCCGCGGTTCACGGCCGAGATGATGGCGGCGAACCAGCCGGTGCTGGTGGGGCTGCGGCGGATCGCCGAACGGCACGGGGCGACTCCGGCACAGGTGGCACTGGCCTGGGTGCTGCGCCAGGGCCCGCATGTGGTGCCGGTGCCGGGGACGAAGCGGGAGCGGTGGGCGGTGGAGAACGCGGGGGCCGCCGGGCTGGAGCTGACGGCGCAGGACCTGGCGGAGATCGCGCGGCTGCCTCGGGCGCTCGGGTCGTGGGACTGA
- a CDS encoding sorbosone dehydrogenase family protein — protein MRASVFGSVRARVERPRGFPVARRAMVTAVAVGSLMVTAGCSSSDGSGSTGGDAASTAHPPPSSPAVSSSSSALPPPTSLPPEKGSVKVVSTLAEGLASPWGLAELPGGDLLVSSRDERTITRVDGRTGGKTLLGTVPGVSPAGEGGLLGIAISPTYASDHLVYAYFTTGSDNRIARMRYDEHGDAGRQLGAPQTILRGIPKGNIHNGGRIAFGPDHMLYAGTGETGNTGLAQDKASLAGKILRMTPDGRPAPGNPEPGLLMYSYGHRNVQGLAWDSRKQLWASEFGQDTWDELNQIVPGGNYGWPKHEGKVGKKGFVDPVAQWKTSEASPSGIAFAKGSIWMAGLRGERLWRIPLSENPDKEPLAAPQSFLKGEYGRLRTVLAAGGNRLWLVTSNTDTRGTPEPGDDRALVLEVR, from the coding sequence GTGCGCGCTTCTGTATTCGGATCCGTAAGAGCCCGGGTGGAACGTCCGCGAGGGTTTCCCGTTGCGCGCCGCGCGATGGTGACCGCAGTCGCGGTGGGGTCGCTGATGGTGACGGCGGGGTGTTCGTCGAGCGACGGTTCAGGGAGCACGGGGGGCGACGCGGCGAGCACGGCGCACCCACCGCCCTCCTCCCCCGCTGTGTCCTCCTCGTCCTCCGCCCTGCCGCCGCCGACCTCGTTGCCGCCCGAGAAGGGCTCGGTGAAGGTGGTGTCGACACTGGCCGAGGGGCTCGCCTCACCATGGGGTCTGGCTGAGCTGCCCGGCGGCGATCTGCTGGTGTCCTCGCGCGACGAGAGAACGATCACGCGGGTCGACGGGAGAACGGGGGGCAAGACGCTGCTGGGCACGGTGCCCGGGGTGTCACCCGCCGGGGAGGGGGGGCTGCTGGGCATCGCGATCTCGCCCACCTACGCCTCGGACCATCTGGTGTACGCGTACTTCACGACCGGGTCCGACAACCGCATCGCCCGCATGAGGTACGACGAGCACGGTGACGCCGGCCGGCAGCTGGGCGCGCCGCAGACGATCCTGCGGGGCATCCCGAAGGGCAACATCCACAACGGCGGCCGGATCGCATTCGGCCCGGACCACATGCTGTATGCGGGGACGGGTGAGACGGGGAACACCGGCCTGGCGCAGGACAAGGCCTCCCTGGCGGGCAAGATCCTTCGGATGACACCGGACGGCAGACCGGCACCGGGCAACCCCGAACCCGGCTTGTTGATGTATTCGTACGGTCACCGCAATGTGCAGGGGCTGGCCTGGGACAGCCGGAAACAGCTGTGGGCGTCCGAATTCGGTCAGGACACGTGGGACGAGCTCAATCAGATCGTGCCCGGTGGGAATTATGGCTGGCCGAAGCACGAGGGGAAGGTCGGAAAGAAGGGTTTCGTCGACCCCGTGGCACAGTGGAAGACATCCGAGGCGTCCCCGAGCGGGATCGCCTTCGCCAAGGGCTCGATCTGGATGGCGGGCCTGCGCGGTGAGCGACTCTGGAGGATCCCGCTGTCGGAGAACCCGGACAAGGAACCTCTGGCCGCCCCGCAATCGTTCCTGAAAGGTGAGTACGGCCGGCTGCGCACCGTGCTCGCGGCGGGCGGCAACAGACTCTGGCTGGTCACGAGCAACACGGATACCCGTGGCACACCGGAACCGGGAGACGACAGAGCCCTGGTGCTGGAGGTGCGGTAG
- a CDS encoding DUF6191 domain-containing protein translates to MFNFFEELFAPGRKHAAEEQKRLELSRVDLGVGDPGRGPIDLASGKVTVRRPEPEGGDEDQDGDGDGTGDGTGDEDAASTPSDD, encoded by the coding sequence GTGTTCAACTTCTTCGAGGAACTCTTCGCCCCGGGCCGCAAGCACGCCGCGGAGGAGCAGAAGCGCCTGGAACTGTCTCGGGTGGACCTGGGCGTGGGCGATCCCGGCCGCGGCCCGATAGACCTCGCGTCGGGAAAGGTGACGGTCCGCCGTCCGGAGCCGGAGGGCGGGGACGAGGACCAGGACGGGGACGGGGACGGGACCGGGGACGGGACCGGGGACGAGGACGCGGCGTCGACCCCGTCCGACGATTGA